DNA sequence from the Leptospira limi genome:
AATCATTACATTTCAATCTTGTTTATATGATTTCTATAGGAAAGAATTTGTTTCTGAGAAAGACAAAAACGAAGATGTTTTGTTGCTTGCCTTACTTGGACTTCTGCCAAATCCCAATCAAAAATTATTTGGATTTATCCCAGGAAGTTCAAGGACTTTAGAAAATTCCCAATTTGTATCCGTTGACTTGTATCCAAAGGCCAATGCCAAAAAAATTATTTTAGTTCATGGTTGGAATCCTGCCGAAAGAGATTCTGATCCGATTACAAACGATGAGAAAAAAATTCAGAATATAAAAAATACATTCTCTAATGGACTCATTCACTACCAAGAAGGAAGGGATTCTGCAAAATCAGAATTTGATTTGTACGTATATACCTATCGAACTTCAAACAGTATTTTAGTGAATGGTAAACAGTTTTACGCCACTTTACGTGCCAGTTTTGTTGATACTGATTCCGTTTATATTGTAGCTCATTCCATGGGGGGGCTTGTGACTCGAGTCGCTCTAGCGAAAGAAACTGGAGATTTACCCTTTGTACGTTTGGTTGTCACTCTTGCCAGTCCGCAATACGGATCACCTTTTGCTACAAATAACTTTTTAGGTTCAAATCCTTTTGTAAATGAACTAGGTACTTATTTAGTAGAAACTCAAGGTGGGCAGGAACTTGCGTATACCAACCAAGGCAATTTACAACCAGTCTTGTCTGGTGCCACAAATCTTGTATTAGATGCTTTGAATGATTCATACCTTAAATCAGGTTTTAATAATAAGTTTATCAGTTTTGCAGGGGTCTTAAGTAGCTGTAGTGTTGGCGAAACATTTTATTATAACACAGGATGTAACCTACTATCCAATGCTGGATTTACTCAATCAGACGGAATCGTTCCTGTCAATAGCGCAAGGATTGGAAACCTCAGTACCAAACAAATCAATGTAGCTGATTGTGATCATTCCATGATGGCATTCCAGACAATCAATATTGATGATACAAAAAGCCGGAATTTATTCTCTCAGGTAATCACTGAGATTCGAAATCACCCATAATGAAATTTTTTACGGTTTGGATTTAGACTGTATCTTTTGAACGGAAAAAATGAGTCCCAAAAGACCAATTAGAAAAAACAGAATTCCAAATCTAATTTCTCCTTCGTTCCAAAATAGACATTGAATCGTGTAGAGTCCTCCAAATATAAAACTCAATCCGAAAATTGTACCCATCAAGGACACAACGATATGGTTCGGATAAACACTTTGTTTGTATTCTGGATTTTCACTGAAAAAACCCCTCCAAAAAAAATGCGGTGGTTTTGTAGTTTCATAAAAAGAATATAAGATATCCTTTTTTGTATTGGGAAGTAAATAAGTGGAAAGTAATAAGATCATCGCTGAACTTATGGAAGTGTATAGGATAGAATAAGGAAATGGAAAATGTAGTAAATGTGAGTAAACAATATATAAAATGGGAGAAAGAATCAGTGCTAAAATTTCAGTCCAAGCTGAAATTCTCCAAAAATACCATCTAACAATTAATACAAATCCAATACCAGAAGATGCTTCTAGTAAAAATACCCAAGCCCCTTTGATGGTATCCATTCCATACACTGCTAGGAAAAATGAAAGTATTGCTGTAAGGAGTTGTATGAGATAAGAAACTTTTACAAAATAAATATCTGATTTTTTTTCCGTCGTGAAAGGTTTCCATAAATCATTGACCAGATAAGATGCCCCCCAATTCAAATGCGTAGCTAAGGTGGATAAATACGCAGCCAAAAAAGCACTGAGCATTAATCCTTTCATTCCATTTGGCATTCCTTCTTGTAATACCATGAGAAATCCCTTACCACTTTCTATCTCAGATAAACTTGTGTATAATACGAGAGATACAAGTGCTACTAAAATCCAAGGCCAAGGTCTAACAAAATAATGAGCAATCACAAACCATAGACTACCCTTAAGCGCTGCAGATTCATTTTTGGTAGCAAGGATTCTCTGTGCTATGTATCCCCCACCTCCAGGTTCAGAGCCTGGATACCAACTTGACCACCAAAGAACCGTTAGAAGGATTAAGAAATGATCCCAAGGAAGTGATCCATTTTCACCATTGGGGAAAAATAGGATTTTGTCCTTGGGTAAATGTGATTTTAAATTTTCTAAACCACCAATCGAAGGAAGTTGGAGAGCAAAATAAGCAAACAGGATACATCCAATCCACGCTAAAAAAAATTGAAAAACATCAATGTAAGAAATTCCGCGTAATCCAGCGATGGCAGTATAAATGACACCGAATAACAATAGAAATATTAATACAAGAGCGGAATTGATACTTGGAAAAAAAACAGGTAAGATTTTTAACATGGCCAGGTTTACCCAACCAAGGATTACCAAATTGAGAAGTAACCCAATGACAAATGCTTTAAATCCTCTTAAAAATTCGGCTTCCTTACCACTATAACGAATTTGAATGAGTTCTAAGTCAGTGCTTGCTCCTGATCGTTTCCAAAGTTTGGAAAAGAAAAATACAGTAACAAACCCACCAACAGCCATATACCACCAAATCCAATTCCCAGAGATACCTTGTGTTCGAATAATCTCTGTTACGGCGAGCGGTGTGTCAGCAGCAAACGTTGTTGCTACCATCGCAGTTCCTGCAACAAACCAATTTAAACTTCCTTCTGCTTGGAAATATTCTTTTGTGGAATTGTTTTTAGCTCGGAAACGATAGAGAATGAGAAATATAATGAGAAAAGGAAAAAAGAAAAAAAGATAATCTAAGACATGAAATGAATTCATAACCTTACTTTGATGCCCATTTCTTTCATTGTCTGTTTTGTTTCTTGGATGGAAAATTCTCCAAAATGAAAAATGGAAGCAGCAAGAACAGCATCAGCACCACCACGTAAAATGACTTCCGCCATGTGTTCAGGATTACCTGCTCCACCTGAAGCAATAATCGGGATGGAGAGATTATTTGTGAATGTTTTCATCAATGTAATATCAAATCCATCTTTGGTGCCATCTTTGTCCATGGAAGTGAGTAAAATTTCCCCAGCACCCATTTCATATGCTTCACGTCCCCAATCTAATGCTTCTCGACCAGTTTCTGCTCTCCCACCATTGAGATACACTTCATATCGTTTTCGTTCTGGATGGAATTTCACATCAATTGCACAAACGATACATTGTGATCCATAAATCTCACTAGCATCTTTTAAAAGTTTTGGGTTTTGAAAGGCACTTGTATTGATCGAAACTTTGTCTGCTCCTTTATTAAGGACTGCTTTGACATCATCAATGGTGCGAATTCCGCCACCAACTGTGAAAGGGATAAATAATTTGTTCGCAACCTCTTCTACTAAATGCAAAAGAATGTCTCGTTTGTCAGAGGAAGCAGTGATGTCTAAAAAACACAATTCATCTGCTTTGTTTTCTTCATATGCAATCGCACACGAAACGGGATCTCCAGCATCAATCAAATTGACAAACTGGACCCCTTTTACCACTCTTCCTCCTTTGATATCCAAACAAGGAATCACTCTTTTGGTTAATTCATCCATTCTATTTGATCTCTTTAGGCAATGTTATCTTACAAAGATCTAATTTGGAGATTGAATTGGCATAACTGAGTAATTTAACTTCATCAAAATGGGACGATGTTAGTTGGATTCCAATTGGAAGACCATTTTGATCCACACCTGCAGGACAACTGATTGCAGGAACCCCTGCTAAATTCACGGAAGTTGTTAGAATATCAGCTTGGTACATTTGAATGGGGTCTTTTGTTTTCTCACCCACTTTGAATGCTGTTGTTGGCGATGTAGGTTGTAAAATGATATCTACTGACTTAAAAAAATCTGCATATTGTTTTCGGATGAGAACCCTTGCTTTTTGAGCCTTACCATAATATGCGTCATAGTATCCAGAACTCAATGAGAATGTTCCGAGTAATATCCTTCGTTTAACTTCTTTTCCAAATCCAGCACTTCTTGATTCGGAATATAAATCATCCAATTTTCCAGAGGTTTCCTTTCGTAATCCATATCGAATTCCATCAAAACGACTTAAATTAGAAGAACATTCGGCAGTTGCGATTAAGTAATATACTGGAATTGCATATTTCAAAAGAGAAAAATCCAAAGCGACTAACTCAGCACCTTTTTCTTCCAAAGATTTTAAAATTTCTAAATACCGTGCATTCACATCTGGTGAAAAATTAAAATCTTCCGTTTTCATGATCCCAATTTTTTTACCTTTCCAATCAATTGTATTCACGGATTTGGAATTAAAATGTTCTACTTTAGCGGTTGTTTGGTCTTTTGTATCAAGTCCGGATAATATTTCTAAAAGGTCACTAATCCCTTCCATGTCATTGGAGAAAGGTCCAATTTGGTCTAAACTGGATGCATAAGCAATAAGTCCATAACGTGATACTCTTCCATAAGTAGGTTTTAAGCCCCAAATTCCACAAAGTGCTGCAGGTTGGCGAATCGATCCACCAGTGTCTGATCCGAGTGAAATAGGTAACATGGAAGCTGCAACTGCCGCCGCCGAACCCCCACTTGATCCACCTGGAATCCGATCTGTATCAAATGGGTTTTTGGAAGTTTGGAATGCACTGTTTTCTGTAGAAGAACCCATTGCAAACTCGTCCATATTGAGTCTTGGAAACAGAACAAAACCTTTTTCTTTTAATTTTGTGATGACAGTTGCATCATAAGGAGATTCAAAATTTTCCAAAATCTTGGAGGAACAAGAAGTGATTTCCCCTCTGATACAGATATTGTCTTTAATTCCAATTGGGATTCCATCAAATTCAGAAAATGGTTTACCAACTTTTCTCCTTTCGTCACTTTCTTTTGCCTGGGTAAGAATTTTGTCCGCATTTAGATTCAAAAATGCTTTTACTTTTGAATCACTAACTTTAATTCTCTCTAAATATGCGGAAACTAACTCTTGTGAGGTTAAACTTCCATCATTTAATTTTTTTTTGATTTCCGAATAAGTAAGAAAAATAATCTCTTTCATGTTTCAATCACCTTAGGTACAACCACATAACCATTTTCGTATGAAGGAGCAATTTTTGATAAATCATCTCGTTTTAGCGAGTTTTCACTTAGATCTTTTCGCAATTCATAGAAAATTTGTTCATAAATCTCATCATCGCCAACTTTTGATGTATCTAGATTTTTGATTTCATCTACATACTGTACAATTCTTGAGAAATCACTGAGCATACCTGCAATTTCACTATCTTCAATGTTGAGTTTTGCTAAATTAGCAATGTTCTTTAATTCTTTTTCATCCATAAGGTTTCCTCAGTATGCATTCCTATCTATAATCGCTTTTAAAGGTGTGAGTAAAATGATTTTTATATCCAAAAGTAAGGACCAGTTTTCGATGTAAAAAATATCGGCTTCGATTCTTTTTTCAATAGAGGTATCCCCTCTAAATCCTTGGACTTGTGCCCAACCAGTGATCCCAGCTTTTGCCGCATGACGCCGCATATATTGATGGTGTTCATTTCTGAATTTTTCCACATAAAAAGGTCTTTCTGGTCTTGGCCCCACAACTGACATATCACCAAGTAACACATTGAAAAATTGTGGTGTTTCATCCAAAGATAATTTACGTAAGATAGATCCAACGGGTGTTACCCTTGGATCATCTTTAACAGTCCATAAAGTATCTGATTTTTCTTTGGCTTGGACAACCATGGAGCGGAATTTAATCATTCCAAAAACTTTATTATCAAGACCAACTCTCTCTTGTTTATAAAAGATAGGACCTTTACTTGTCAATTTTACAAGTAATGCTATTAAAATGTAAAAAGGACTAAACAATAGGATAAAAAATAGCGAAAACAAGATATCAAACGTTCTCTTTAATACTAAATTATATCCTAATCGTAGTGGAATGTTTCGAATGGAAATAATGGGAATCCCATCTAACACTTCCACTCTACCTTTGGCAGTAACTATCTCTTCGTAACTGGGAATTACTTTTAAATCGATTCCATGGAAATCAGCAATGTCTATCACGTCTTTTAAAGAATCCCCTTCTTCATGTGATAGTGCATAAACAATTAAATCAATTTGGTTTTGTTCTACAAAATTCTCTAACTTGCTTGTCGATGTGACAGTTTGAATTTGTTTTGGGGAAAGGTTTTTTTTGCCAGCAACAAATCCTTTGACAGTATATCCATAAATAGAATGTTTTTGTAATGTTTTAGAAAAATTGATGGCTGATTTTCCGGTTCCAATGATGAGAACAGACTTTAAATTATAACCCTTACTCCTTAGATATTGCATGAGTGATCTCAGAACAAAATGAGAAAAGGAAGTGAGGATTACCGTACAAATTGCAAAGTATCCAATCACCAAGCGAGAAAAACTTTCCCCTCGAAAGAAAAACAGTAAGGAAAGTACAACGAGGAGATTAAGGATCACTCCAGAGATAATGGCAAAAAGTTCATCTGAAAAAGATAAACCTCTTCTCGGGTGGTATAAATCGATTGATAAAAAAGAAACAACTTGGGAAAATCCAAGCACAATTCCGAGGATTAAATAATTGACGGGATCAATTGTTTGGATTTGGAAACTAGAATCTGGAGATAAATAATACCTGACAACATACGCTGTTAAGAAACTAGCTAAGCCTATAAAAAAATCAGTAACTAAAAATAGTAATTTGAATGATTGACTTCTTTCTTTTAGCATTTGGTTACCATATTTAATCTGTTAAATCTGTCGAAGTTCCATCTAATGGACGTTTTCTGAATCGATACAATCTTACCCTGGTTGCTTGGGCAGATGATGAATCCCCAAAACTGAAATTTGTTAAATTTACAGATAGATATACGGATTGATCGTAGAAAGTTAATTGGTTATTGAGAGCAAGTCCTCCCGGTAAAGCACGAAGGTTCATACTATATCCCAATCGATACTCCCAATTATGCAGGTCCATTTTAAAAGTCATCATAAACCTGTTGATATTAAAAACAGTTTTTTGTCTTTCCGTCTGTCCTTTAGCCCCTGTTCCCGAAGCCAAATCTTCCCAGATCGTCGTTTGGTCATAATTGGTTCCAGTTTGAGCTGTATACAATTCAGGACTTGTATTTAATGCATAAAACTGTCCTTGTGCAAGTGCTGTTAGGCGCCAAGGCTCAGTTACTCTTGAATCTAATTCCAATTCAAGACCTGTGTAACGAGTTACTTTCATATCTGTTTTGAAAAAGAATCGGTAACTATCCAAAAAACTATCTTTGTAAACATGATACCAAGTTGAACCAATTTCCAAACTACGGAATGCTCGAATGATGGGCCAAGAAAACCCACCCATTTTGTATGAAACAGTTAGGTTATTAGATAGTGATCGATTTTGAGGAGTATGATGAACATAATCATTATTGATAAAAATACCAGAATAAAAGTTTCGCTTTCTTTCTAATAAACTTGGTCTTCTCGTCGTAAAACCATCCACAAAATCAAGAAAACCACCTATCCTAACAACTGTATAATACCATCGTTGCATATTGGTAAGTCCAGGGTTATACGAAGATGAAAATTGACGTAAGTCTCTTATGGTACGAACTGAAATATCCCAATCATTTAAGGCATAACTTTCTAATGAAAATTCTGCTTCATGTTGGCGTAAATTTCCTAAAATTGGATCTTTTGCTTCCGCTTTATCTGCATCTAATCTGCGATAAGTGGTAGATAGAAAAATTTCTGGAATCCCCATTCGAACTGTATGAGATTGTCTTACATATTGATACGATTGTTGTTTGAGTAAAGTTGCGTATGCTTTGTTTACATCGCGGTCTGGTCCATTTAACTCACTGCCGGTTCCTGGAAATTCAACAGATTGTTTTGTTGCCCCCATATAAACGGATGGAGTAAAGGACATGTACGCTCCCATCGCAATGGGAGAACGAAATCCTGTTTCTCCTACCACATTCGTTTGGGACCTTAATACATAATCTTGGTATTGGCTTCTCGGATCCACGACACCGGTTGTAGGATTTAACTTTTGTTGCGGAGGACCATAAATTCGATTGATGTTTGTTTGGAACAATAAATCCCAATAAACAGGACTGGCCGTCCCTGGGATTAATCCAATATTACTGGAATTCCGAATGGTGACGGCTGGTAATGTATCTTGTGCTGCAAAGAATTGATTTGCTTGGATTTGGTAAATGAGTGTTCGACTCATGGAGATACCAACACTCAAATCCCCTCTATTTTCCGTATAATTGAAGTTCCAGTTCAGAAGGTTTCGGATCAGTCCAAAACGTACGTCTCGATATGTATATAATGATTGTAATGAATTAGAAGGTTGGTATCGATTTCCAAATTCATAATCAAACAATCTGTTGCTATAATTTTCATATTGTAATTGAAAGTTTCTAGTGTAATCTTTCGAGAAATCATTAAATTTTGCATTTAATCGTAAGTCAGCTTTCCACCAAGGATCATAATTAACGCCTGTATTACGATAAGGTAGACTGGTATTCGGAAATAATTCTCCTCGATCTACGTTATTAGTTGTCGCAACTGTTCCTATTCCACCATTCTTAAAACGATCTTCATAAACAGGAGTGATAGCTGTGTTTTTATAATTGGCATAACCTAAGTTGATATTATAATTGAGAACGGGGGAAACTTTCCACATTTCTAACTGGGCAGCTTGACCCGTTTTTTCATACATATCAAAACGAAATTTATAACCGTTTGCTAAGAATAAACTATTTGGATAAGAATCTGACCATTGGTATGAGTTTTGCCAAAACCAACCTTGTGTGTTATTTTTACCAAACTGCGTGGTAACACCATTACCGGATTCTGAATTGTACAAAAACGGTAACATAAAAAGAGTTGTACCACCAACTTTATAAGAAACCCATTGCGCAACTACCGTTCGATCATCATGGATGACAATGCGTTTTGCTTGGAATGATTCATGTGGAAGTTCCGCATTACATGCAGTAAAGTATCCCATTTCTAATAGGTAGCGTTTTTCATCCAATCGTTTGATCTTTTGACCAATGAAGTGGGAAGGGAACATACTTAACTTAGAATTGTATACAACACCTTGGTTTAATTTTAGATCGTAAATCATTCGATCTCCAATCACCTTAGCATTTCCGTCTTTGTATTCCACTCCCCCTTCTGCATAAATTTCTTGTCGATTCGCGTCTATGGAAACGGAATCAGCAATCAATTCTCCCGCTTTGATTTTAACGCGCACCTTTCCTCTTAAAACAAGGACTCCACCTTTTGTTTTGTCGATGTTCATGAGTTGGCCTTCCGCAGCATTTTGGATTTGGATGGGTGGGCCTTTTTTCGGTTGAGACGCAAGTAACGATTCAGGAGTCAGTGGAATTTCTTCTGGTGGGACAAGTGCTTCCCGTAAACGTTCCCGTTTGGTATAAATCGTACCTGTTGGATTCAAACCTAAATTTCTTAAGTTGTCTTCGACTTCTCGGTCGGTCATCACATCAACTGATTTGCGAACAATGCCTCGCTGGATTTGTGTTGTTGTCTGTTTTCTTTCTTCTTCTTGTTGGTTTTTCGTTGGTAAAGATTGGTCAGGGAATAGCAGTTTTAAGCCATTTGTATCCTGTGCCAGAATTTCCATTCCGAGAAGAAAACAACAAAATAGTATGAGAAAATGAATGGATTTTTGCACAGCGGGCTTTGGAAGTATAGAACGAGAGTTTTACCCCTATCGAAAAAATCAATGGAAAACCAGGTAGAAATTCGCACCCGAATCTTGTAAAATCTGTGAAAAAGAGGTTGCGTAAGTTTCCGAGGAGTGGACATAATCGAATGGCTCGAGACTTGGGCATAGGTGAGTTTTGAATGGCTAAAACCTACTCTGGAGAACGTATTCCAGGTACCTTACGGTACAACCTCAAAATTAGAGACGGACAAGAAGAACACATTGTCCAAGTTCCGGAACCTACGATCCAAATCCTCACAGACGGTTTTGGTCCAGAAGAAAGTGCCAATCGATTGGCCCTTGCCCTGCTCCTTGACTTTACGAAAAACCCTCAGCTTTCCTTTGCCTTTTACAAAGACTTCAATTTTTTCTTAGCGGGTCTTTTGTCAGAAGACAATTGGTTATTACATTCCAATCGTATTGAATTATTTTTTAAATTGTTAGAAACTCCCCGTTTGGACAAAAAACCAATTCTATCAGGGAATCCTTCTTAAACTCTTTCGTTCAAACAGGTTTTACAATGGGCAAAGTAAACACCCAAGAGGAAGACTCTTCCTCTCTTGTTAAGTTTCCTTTGTGTTCTGCAATGATGCTACGAGTGACATCTAATGAATTCATTTGAGAAATTCCCATCATCAAATCTTCCGAACCATTGTCTTTGATTTGGATTTGGACAAATTCTTTTCCATCATCACCTACAACGGATAATGAAATAGAAATTTTCCTACCAATGGAATCTTCTCTCGTATTCACGCGTAACCTTGCATCTTGGATTAAGTTGAGGAGAACCTGTTTGATTTTTTGGGGTTGGCAATACACATGAGGTACGTCTCCCATTTCCAATTCACATTGGATTCCTTCTTTTAAAAAGTATTGGTGCAGGAAGGAACGTGTATCATTCAAAATGCTTACTAAATTAGAATACGTCCATTGGGAACTGGTTGATTGCGAATAAGAAACTAAGTTCTTCACAATCTTGGCAATTCGTTCTGACTCTTCGGTAATTTTTTCTGCTTTTTCCTTTAAGGGTGAATTGGATGTTTTTTTTGCCTCTAAAAGGATAAGGTCCGCTAAATTGAGAATGGATGTGAGAGGGTTGTTAATTTCATGTGAAATGCCGGAAGCAACAAGTGCTATCGTTTCCCATTTTTGGTTTTCTGCCAATCGACTTTCCACAACTCGGATGTGTTTTTGTACTTGTGATTTGTAAATTGCCATTTCCACAGAAATATATAAATCACGGCTATTAAATGGTTTGATCAAATAACCAAATGGTTCAGTGGTTTTGGCTCGATTGATTGTGGCTTCATCAGAATAAGCAGTGAGGTAAATGACTGGAATTTCTTTACTTCTTTTGATTTTACCTGCTATCTCTATTCCATCCATGGGACCATTCAACATAATGTCCATGAGAACTAGGTCAAAGTGTTCGGATTCAATTTGTTCAATTGCATCATTTGCTTCCGATACATATGTGGCGTTGTAACCGTATTGTTTTAAGGTTGAACAAATATTGATCGCGATGATCCTTTCGTCTTCGACAACAAGGATTTTTTTTACATCAGTTTCTTTTTGATTTTCCACAATAGATGTCATTGTTTTACACAACCAGTCTCCACTATCAAATAGAATAATTTCCGTTTGTCAACAGAATCCAGACAACAAATCTCTGTATTGTGAACCAGGAACTAAATGATGCCCAAAGACAAGTGGTTTTGGCTGAGAAAGGCCCAATTTTAGTGGTTGCTGGGGCGGGGACTGGAAAAACCAATACCCTCGTCCATAAATTGGCCCATTTGGTAAAAAATGGTACAAATCCTGAATCTATCCTTTTGCTTACCTTCACAAGGCGTGCTGCAAAAGAAATGTTGGGTCGTGCTTCTGGTATTTTGGACAACCGTATGATGTCTGTTCGAGGGGGAACCTTTCATTCCTTCTGCCATCATTTTCTACGTAAGTTTGCAAGTGTTATCTCCTTAGATTCAAATTTTACAATATTAGATGAAGAAGACACAATTGGATTTGTCGGTATGGCAAGGGAACAAGTTGTTACAACTGGAACAAAAGTTCGGTTTCCCAAAAAAGAAACACTCGCTGAAATTTTTTCTGCTTGTTTCAATTTGCAAATTTCATTAGAAAAATACCTACAAAAGGAATATCCAATGTTCCTTGGTATCACAAAAGAAATCCAAGAAATCAAAACTAAATTTGCCGATCTCAAAGCCAAACACAACTCACTCGATTTTGACGATTTACTAGAATTCACTCGCAAAATTCTTGTCTCGGATGAAAGAATTCGGCAAAAAATGTCCACTACTTATGATTACATATTAGTTGATGAATACCAAGATACCAATAAAATACAAGCACATATCGCCTGTTTATTGGCAAGTATCCACCAAAACATTTTAGTTGTAGGCGATGATGCACAGTGTATTTACGGTTTTCGAGGAGCAAGTGTTCATAACATGTTGGATTTTCCGAAAATTTTTCCAAATACGCAAATCATCCAACTCACAAAAAACTACCGAAGTGTCCAACCTGTTCTAAACCTTGCGAATGCAGTACTAGAAAAAAGTTCAGAAAATTATAAAAAGAATTTAATTGCATCCACACAGAAACATTCATTTCCACCTTATTTAATAACAGTGGAATCTTTT
Encoded proteins:
- a CDS encoding esterase/lipase family protein is translated as MFRNKRIIGFFLFFIISIITFQSCLYDFYRKEFVSEKDKNEDVLLLALLGLLPNPNQKLFGFIPGSSRTLENSQFVSVDLYPKANAKKIILVHGWNPAERDSDPITNDEKKIQNIKNTFSNGLIHYQEGRDSAKSEFDLYVYTYRTSNSILVNGKQFYATLRASFVDTDSVYIVAHSMGGLVTRVALAKETGDLPFVRLVVTLASPQYGSPFATNNFLGSNPFVNELGTYLVETQGGQELAYTNQGNLQPVLSGATNLVLDALNDSYLKSGFNNKFISFAGVLSSCSVGETFYYNTGCNLLSNAGFTQSDGIVPVNSARIGNLSTKQINVADCDHSMMAFQTINIDDTKSRNLFSQVITEIRNHP
- a CDS encoding sodium:solute symporter family protein, which codes for MNSFHVLDYLFFFFPFLIIFLILYRFRAKNNSTKEYFQAEGSLNWFVAGTAMVATTFAADTPLAVTEIIRTQGISGNWIWWYMAVGGFVTVFFFSKLWKRSGASTDLELIQIRYSGKEAEFLRGFKAFVIGLLLNLVILGWVNLAMLKILPVFFPSINSALVLIFLLLFGVIYTAIAGLRGISYIDVFQFFLAWIGCILFAYFALQLPSIGGLENLKSHLPKDKILFFPNGENGSLPWDHFLILLTVLWWSSWYPGSEPGGGGYIAQRILATKNESAALKGSLWFVIAHYFVRPWPWILVALVSLVLYTSLSEIESGKGFLMVLQEGMPNGMKGLMLSAFLAAYLSTLATHLNWGASYLVNDLWKPFTTEKKSDIYFVKVSYLIQLLTAILSFFLAVYGMDTIKGAWVFLLEASSGIGFVLIVRWYFWRISAWTEILALILSPILYIVYSHLLHFPFPYSILYTSISSAMILLLSTYLLPNTKKDILYSFYETTKPPHFFWRGFFSENPEYKQSVYPNHIVVSLMGTIFGLSFIFGGLYTIQCLFWNEGEIRFGILFFLIGLLGLIFSVQKIQSKSKP
- the hisF gene encoding imidazole glycerol phosphate synthase subunit HisF, with protein sequence MDELTKRVIPCLDIKGGRVVKGVQFVNLIDAGDPVSCAIAYEENKADELCFLDITASSDKRDILLHLVEEVANKLFIPFTVGGGIRTIDDVKAVLNKGADKVSINTSAFQNPKLLKDASEIYGSQCIVCAIDVKFHPERKRYEVYLNGGRAETGREALDWGREAYEMGAGEILLTSMDKDGTKDGFDITLMKTFTNNLSIPIIASGGAGNPEHMAEVILRGGADAVLAASIFHFGEFSIQETKQTMKEMGIKVRL
- the gatA gene encoding Asp-tRNA(Asn)/Glu-tRNA(Gln) amidotransferase subunit GatA, whose protein sequence is MKEIIFLTYSEIKKKLNDGSLTSQELVSAYLERIKVSDSKVKAFLNLNADKILTQAKESDERRKVGKPFSEFDGIPIGIKDNICIRGEITSCSSKILENFESPYDATVITKLKEKGFVLFPRLNMDEFAMGSSTENSAFQTSKNPFDTDRIPGGSSGGSAAAVAASMLPISLGSDTGGSIRQPAALCGIWGLKPTYGRVSRYGLIAYASSLDQIGPFSNDMEGISDLLEILSGLDTKDQTTAKVEHFNSKSVNTIDWKGKKIGIMKTEDFNFSPDVNARYLEILKSLEEKGAELVALDFSLLKYAIPVYYLIATAECSSNLSRFDGIRYGLRKETSGKLDDLYSESRSAGFGKEVKRRILLGTFSLSSGYYDAYYGKAQKARVLIRKQYADFFKSVDIILQPTSPTTAFKVGEKTKDPIQMYQADILTTSVNLAGVPAISCPAGVDQNGLPIGIQLTSSHFDEVKLLSYANSISKLDLCKITLPKEIK
- the gatC gene encoding Asp-tRNA(Asn)/Glu-tRNA(Gln) amidotransferase subunit GatC, which translates into the protein MDEKELKNIANLAKLNIEDSEIAGMLSDFSRIVQYVDEIKNLDTSKVGDDEIYEQIFYELRKDLSENSLKRDDLSKIAPSYENGYVVVPKVIET
- a CDS encoding undecaprenyl-phosphate glucose phosphotransferase, yielding MLKERSQSFKLLFLVTDFFIGLASFLTAYVVRYYLSPDSSFQIQTIDPVNYLILGIVLGFSQVVSFLSIDLYHPRRGLSFSDELFAIISGVILNLLVVLSLLFFFRGESFSRLVIGYFAICTVILTSFSHFVLRSLMQYLRSKGYNLKSVLIIGTGKSAINFSKTLQKHSIYGYTVKGFVAGKKNLSPKQIQTVTSTSKLENFVEQNQIDLIVYALSHEEGDSLKDVIDIADFHGIDLKVIPSYEEIVTAKGRVEVLDGIPIISIRNIPLRLGYNLVLKRTFDILFSLFFILLFSPFYILIALLVKLTSKGPIFYKQERVGLDNKVFGMIKFRSMVVQAKEKSDTLWTVKDDPRVTPVGSILRKLSLDETPQFFNVLLGDMSVVGPRPERPFYVEKFRNEHHQYMRRHAAKAGITGWAQVQGFRGDTSIEKRIEADIFYIENWSLLLDIKIILLTPLKAIIDRNAY